One window of Oscillibacter hominis genomic DNA carries:
- the hrcA gene encoding heat-inducible transcriptional repressor HrcA, with amino-acid sequence MELSDRKKQILKIVVEDYVDSAEPVGSKAIAAQMEGRVSSATIRNELSDLVELGYLEQPHTSAGRIPTPRGYRIYVNELMEQHRLSMQETQRINQALQIKMEELDRVIAQAGQVVSSFEGYPAYVATAGKGQIRVRRFDLLSVDDSNCILVLMTNDDRVKSQLLRMQLKVGSDQLPVLVNLLNKRFTGASPEEMNRRLMDDSELVPPPLFLLLSQIVAYATRVLEEAVRKEVRTLGASQILKLPEFRDADKAHQLMSFLSEDKENLPGPDEDDPMKILIGPENVSEALQDTSVVVASYDIGDNMRGLIGVVGPTRMDYATVAARLSCFADGLSRMFGKNELPEDKSHE; translated from the coding sequence GTGGAGTTAAGCGACCGGAAAAAGCAAATACTGAAGATCGTTGTGGAGGACTATGTGGACTCCGCAGAGCCGGTTGGCTCCAAGGCCATTGCGGCCCAGATGGAGGGGCGGGTCAGTTCCGCCACCATCCGCAATGAGCTTTCAGACCTGGTGGAGCTGGGCTATCTGGAACAGCCCCACACCTCTGCCGGACGGATTCCCACCCCGAGGGGCTATCGGATTTACGTCAATGAGCTGATGGAGCAGCACCGGCTATCCATGCAGGAGACCCAGCGCATCAACCAGGCCCTCCAGATCAAGATGGAGGAGCTGGACCGTGTGATCGCCCAGGCGGGCCAGGTGGTTTCCTCCTTTGAGGGGTATCCGGCCTATGTGGCCACCGCGGGCAAGGGCCAGATCCGGGTGCGCCGGTTCGACCTTTTGAGTGTGGACGACTCCAACTGCATCCTGGTGCTGATGACCAACGACGACCGTGTGAAGTCCCAGCTGCTGCGCATGCAGCTGAAGGTGGGGAGCGACCAGCTGCCGGTGCTGGTCAACCTTTTGAACAAGCGCTTTACCGGCGCCTCGCCGGAGGAGATGAACCGCCGGCTGATGGACGATTCCGAGCTGGTGCCGCCGCCGCTCTTCCTGCTGCTGAGCCAGATTGTGGCCTATGCCACCCGTGTGCTGGAGGAGGCGGTGCGCAAAGAGGTCAGGACCTTGGGCGCCAGCCAGATCCTGAAGCTGCCGGAGTTCCGCGATGCAGACAAGGCCCACCAGCTGATGAGCTTCCTCTCCGAGGACAAGGAAAACCTGCCGGGCCCGGACGAGGACGATCCCATGAAAATCCTCATCGGCCCGGAAAACGTCAGTGAGGCGCTGCAGGACACCAGCGTGGTGGTGGCCAGCTATGACATCGGCGACAACATGCGGGGCCTGATCGGCGTGGTGGGGCCCACCCGGATGGATTACGCCACAGTGGCGGCGAGGCTGAGCTGTTTTGCCGACGGCTTGAGCCGGATGTTTGGCAAAAACGAATTACCGGAGGATAAATCTCATGAGTGA
- the dnaK gene encoding molecular chaperone DnaK codes for MSKVIGIDLGTTNSCVAVMEGGEAVVIANAEGNRTTPSVVAFSKTGERMVGQVAKRQAITNPDRTIASIKREMGSDYKVTVDNKSYTPQEISAMILQKLKADAEAYLGSPVTEAVITVPAYFTDSQRQATKDAGRIAGLEVKRIINEPTAAALAYGVDKETAQKIMVYDLGGGTFDVSILEIDDGVIEVLATAGNNRLGGDDFDECVMKYLVSEFKRTDGVDLSTDKVAMQRLKEAAEKAKIELSGVTTSNINLPYITADATGPKHLDVTLSRAKFNELTAHLVDATMGPVRQAMSDAGLQPSDLSKVLLVGGSSRIPAVQEAVKKFTGSEPFKGINPDECVAMGAALQAGVLTGDVKGLLLLDVTPLSLGIETMGGVFTKLIDRNTTIPVKKSQIFSTAADNQTSVEVNVLQGEREMAAANKSLGRFHLDGIAPARRGVPQIEVTFDIDANGIVNVSAKDLGTGKEQHITITSSSNMSKEDIEKAVKEAEQYAAQDAKLKEEVETRNQADQMVYQSEKTLSEMGDKIPADEKAKVQSGIDKLKEALKGTDIPAIKAATEELTQTFYAVSEKLYQQANPQGAAGAQPGGEDAGAQGGQYYDADYKVVDEDDKNK; via the coding sequence ATGTCTAAAGTAATCGGCATCGACTTAGGTACAACCAATTCCTGCGTGGCAGTGATGGAGGGCGGCGAGGCCGTCGTCATCGCCAACGCTGAAGGAAACCGCACCACGCCGTCCGTCGTGGCGTTCTCCAAGACCGGTGAGCGCATGGTGGGCCAGGTGGCAAAGCGCCAGGCCATCACCAACCCCGACCGCACCATCGCCTCCATCAAGCGTGAGATGGGCAGCGACTACAAGGTCACCGTGGACAATAAGTCCTACACCCCCCAGGAGATCAGCGCCATGATCCTCCAGAAGCTGAAGGCCGACGCCGAGGCATACCTTGGCAGCCCGGTCACCGAGGCCGTCATCACCGTCCCCGCCTACTTCACCGATTCCCAGCGCCAGGCCACCAAGGACGCCGGCAGGATCGCCGGCCTTGAGGTCAAGCGCATCATCAACGAGCCCACCGCCGCGGCCCTGGCCTACGGCGTGGACAAGGAGACCGCCCAGAAGATCATGGTCTATGACCTGGGCGGCGGCACCTTCGACGTCTCCATCCTGGAAATTGACGACGGCGTCATCGAGGTGCTGGCCACCGCCGGCAACAACCGCCTGGGCGGCGACGACTTCGACGAGTGTGTCATGAAGTACCTGGTCAGCGAGTTCAAGCGCACCGACGGCGTGGATCTCTCCACCGACAAGGTGGCCATGCAGCGCCTGAAGGAAGCCGCCGAGAAGGCCAAGATCGAGCTCTCCGGCGTCACCACCTCCAACATCAACCTGCCCTATATCACCGCTGACGCCACCGGCCCCAAGCATCTGGACGTCACGCTGAGCCGGGCCAAGTTCAACGAGCTCACCGCCCATCTGGTGGACGCCACCATGGGCCCTGTGCGCCAGGCCATGTCCGACGCCGGATTGCAGCCCTCCGACCTCTCCAAGGTCCTGCTGGTGGGCGGCTCCAGCCGCATCCCCGCCGTGCAGGAGGCTGTGAAGAAGTTCACCGGCTCCGAGCCCTTCAAGGGCATCAATCCCGACGAGTGTGTGGCCATGGGCGCCGCCCTCCAGGCCGGCGTGCTGACCGGCGACGTGAAGGGCCTGCTGCTGCTGGACGTCACTCCGCTGTCCCTTGGCATTGAGACCATGGGCGGTGTGTTCACCAAGCTTATCGACCGCAACACCACCATTCCCGTGAAGAAGAGCCAGATCTTCTCCACCGCCGCCGACAACCAGACCTCCGTGGAGGTCAACGTGCTCCAGGGTGAGCGGGAGATGGCCGCGGCCAACAAGTCCCTGGGCCGCTTCCACCTGGACGGCATCGCCCCGGCCCGCCGCGGCGTGCCCCAGATCGAGGTGACCTTCGACATCGATGCCAACGGTATCGTCAACGTCTCCGCCAAGGATCTGGGCACCGGCAAGGAGCAGCACATCACCATCACCTCCTCCTCCAACATGTCCAAGGAGGACATTGAAAAGGCGGTCAAAGAGGCGGAGCAGTACGCGGCTCAGGACGCCAAGCTGAAAGAAGAGGTGGAAACCCGCAACCAGGCCGACCAGATGGTTTACCAGAGCGAGAAGACCCTCTCCGAAATGGGCGACAAGATTCCCGCCGATGAGAAGGCCAAGGTCCAGTCCGGCATCGACAAGCTGAAGGAGGCCCTGAAGGGCACGGACATCCCCGCCATCAAGGCCGCCACCGAGGAGCTGACCCAGACCTTCTATGCGGTTAGCGAAAAGCTGTACCAGCAGGCCAATCCCCAGGGCGCTGCCGGAGCGCAGCCGGGCGGCGAGGACGCGGGCGCCCAGGGCGGCCAGTATTACGACGCGGACTACAAGGTCGTGGATGAGGACGACAAGAACAAGTAA
- a CDS encoding nucleotide exchange factor GrpE: MSEENKNQTPEEPVSPESKEGGQEAQEPKEESKAAKPKKNKEKKYTLTREQMEQMELAAKQLEAAKDQYTRLAAEYDNYRKRTTREKETIYQDAKGDTIEKFLAVYDNLERALKTDDQSDSPHKKGMEMIFAQFKGILEAMGVTEIEALGQPFDPSRHNAVMHIDDESLGENVVADVFQAGFMLGDKVLRFATVRVAN, translated from the coding sequence ATGAGTGAAGAGAACAAGAACCAGACGCCGGAGGAGCCGGTATCTCCCGAGAGCAAGGAAGGCGGCCAGGAGGCGCAGGAGCCCAAGGAGGAATCCAAAGCCGCCAAGCCCAAAAAGAACAAGGAGAAAAAGTACACCCTGACCCGGGAGCAGATGGAACAGATGGAGCTCGCGGCCAAGCAGCTGGAGGCCGCCAAGGATCAGTACACACGTCTGGCCGCGGAATACGACAACTACCGCAAGCGGACCACCCGGGAAAAGGAGACCATCTACCAGGACGCCAAGGGCGACACCATTGAAAAGTTCCTGGCCGTGTACGACAACCTGGAGCGGGCTCTGAAGACCGACGACCAGAGCGACTCCCCCCACAAGAAGGGCATGGAGATGATCTTTGCCCAGTTCAAGGGAATCCTGGAGGCCATGGGTGTCACGGAGATCGAGGCCCTGGGCCAGCCATTTGACCCGTCCAGGCACAACGCGGTCATGCACATCGACGACGAGTCTTTGGGCGAAAACGTGGTGGCGGATGTGTTCCAGGCCGGCTTCATGCTGGGGGATAAGGTGCTCCGCTTTGCCACGGTACGGGTGGCCAATTAA
- a CDS encoding putative hydro-lyase, translating to MEQNLTPLKVRHLARSGRLTSPTAGLCPGYAQANLIILPGRWARDFREYARRNSAPCPVLEVLEGSPKTRLMASDGDITTDFPAYRIYRGGVLCQEESDVSALWQPDFVGFLIGCSFSFEEALLRAGIEMRHISMGRNVPMYKTSIATQPAGPFRGPMVCSMRPMTPEKARLAAEITARFPHVHGAPVQIGHPEEIGVLDLSRPDYGDAVEVRPGEVPVFWPCGVTPQAAVEAAKPPIAITHAPGHMFVTDVKNDLLDELLSAHQP from the coding sequence ATGGAACAGAATCTTACCCCCCTTAAGGTCCGGCACTTGGCCCGCAGCGGCCGCCTGACCTCTCCCACGGCGGGCCTGTGCCCCGGCTACGCCCAGGCCAACCTCATCATCCTGCCCGGCCGGTGGGCACGGGATTTCCGGGAGTACGCCCGGCGCAACAGCGCCCCCTGCCCGGTCCTGGAGGTGCTGGAGGGCTCTCCCAAAACCCGCCTCATGGCCTCAGACGGCGACATCACCACCGACTTTCCCGCCTACCGCATCTACCGCGGCGGCGTCCTCTGCCAGGAGGAGAGTGACGTATCCGCCCTTTGGCAGCCGGACTTTGTGGGCTTTCTCATCGGGTGCAGCTTCTCCTTTGAGGAGGCCCTGCTCCGCGCCGGGATCGAGATGCGCCATATCTCCATGGGCCGCAACGTGCCCATGTACAAGACCAGCATCGCAACCCAGCCGGCCGGCCCCTTCCGGGGGCCCATGGTGTGCAGCATGCGGCCCATGACCCCGGAGAAGGCCCGGCTGGCGGCGGAGATCACCGCCCGTTTTCCCCATGTCCACGGCGCTCCGGTGCAGATCGGCCATCCGGAGGAGATCGGCGTTTTAGACCTCTCCCGCCCGGACTACGGCGATGCGGTGGAGGTGCGGCCCGGCGAGGTGCCGGTCTTCTGGCCCTGCGGCGTGACGCCCCAGGCCGCGGTGGAGGCCGCAAAGCCGCCCATCGCCATCACCCACGCCCCGGGCCACATGTTCGTCACTGACGTGAAAAACGATTTGCTGGATGAGCTGCTCTCCGCCCATCAGCCATAA
- a CDS encoding LamB/YcsF family protein, which yields MKLVDLNCDLGESFGAYTIGADEAVLGYVTSANIACGFHAGDPLVMERTVAMAGERGAAVGAHPGFPDLMGFGRRNMSLLPAEAEACVAYQIGALWAFAQRSGLRLQHVKPHGALYNMAAKDRALADAVARGVSSVDKELILLGQGFLLDAARDAGLRSASEVFADRAYQRDGTLVPRSREGSVIRSREEAIARTLRMVEEGRVTAITGEDIPIRADSICIHGDSPSALEFARSIRSALERRGVAIVPLSRVVL from the coding sequence ATGAAACTTGTCGATCTCAACTGCGACCTGGGGGAAAGCTTCGGCGCCTACACCATCGGCGCCGATGAAGCGGTCTTGGGCTATGTCACCTCCGCCAACATCGCCTGCGGGTTTCACGCCGGGGATCCGCTGGTGATGGAGCGCACCGTGGCCATGGCCGGGGAACGGGGGGCTGCCGTGGGCGCTCACCCCGGCTTTCCGGACCTGATGGGCTTCGGCCGGCGGAACATGTCCCTCTTGCCCGCCGAGGCGGAGGCCTGTGTGGCCTACCAGATCGGCGCCCTCTGGGCCTTTGCCCAGCGCTCCGGCCTGCGGCTGCAGCACGTAAAGCCCCACGGGGCCCTCTACAACATGGCGGCTAAGGACAGAGCTTTGGCGGATGCCGTTGCCCGTGGAGTCTCCTCCGTGGACAAAGAATTGATCCTGCTGGGCCAGGGGTTCCTTCTGGACGCGGCCCGCGATGCGGGGCTCCGGTCCGCAAGCGAGGTCTTTGCCGACCGGGCCTACCAGCGGGACGGCACCCTGGTGCCCCGGAGCCGGGAGGGCTCCGTCATCCGCAGCCGGGAAGAGGCCATTGCCCGAACCCTCCGCATGGTGGAGGAAGGGCGCGTCACCGCCATCACCGGAGAGGACATCCCCATCCGGGCCGACTCCATCTGCATCCACGGGGACAGCCCGTCGGCCCTGGAGTTTGCCCGCTCCATCCGCTCCGCTCTGGAGCGCCGGGGCGTGGCGATTGTCCCCCTGAGCCGGGTGGTCTTATAA
- the pxpB gene encoding 5-oxoprolinase subunit PxpB: MERFLPAGDSAVTVELGDAISPEINARVRSMQTAVENSGIPGIRETVPAYCSLTIHYDPCQILFGPLVARLRELAAALDTDAAFPGEVVELPVLYGGESGPDLGTVARYAGKTEQEVIALHSEAEYLIYMLGFTPGFPYLGGLNPAIAAPRLETPRLRIPAGSVGIAGSQTGVYPVASPGGWQLIGRTPVSLYDPARPEPILLRAGEYIKFRPIDKETFRTIADQGASYVCRRSVHEEVRL; this comes from the coding sequence ATGGAACGGTTTTTACCCGCGGGCGACAGCGCCGTCACCGTGGAGTTAGGCGATGCGATTTCCCCTGAGATCAACGCCCGGGTGCGGTCGATGCAGACGGCCGTTGAGAACAGCGGCATTCCCGGCATTCGGGAGACAGTGCCCGCCTACTGCTCCCTCACCATCCACTACGACCCCTGCCAAATCCTGTTCGGCCCGCTGGTGGCACGGCTGCGGGAGCTTGCCGCCGCCCTGGACACGGACGCGGCCTTCCCGGGCGAGGTGGTGGAACTGCCAGTGCTCTACGGCGGTGAATCCGGGCCGGACCTGGGCACCGTGGCCCGATACGCCGGGAAAACGGAACAGGAGGTCATCGCCCTCCACAGTGAGGCGGAATACCTCATCTATATGCTGGGCTTTACCCCAGGCTTCCCCTACTTAGGAGGCCTGAACCCGGCCATTGCCGCGCCACGGCTGGAGACGCCCAGGCTGCGCATCCCGGCTGGCAGCGTGGGCATCGCCGGAAGCCAGACCGGCGTCTACCCCGTGGCCTCCCCCGGCGGATGGCAGCTGATCGGCCGCACCCCGGTCTCCCTCTATGATCCCGCCCGGCCGGAGCCCATTTTGCTCCGGGCCGGAGAGTACATCAAATTCCGGCCCATTGACAAGGAAACCTTTCGCACCATCGCCGACCAGGGCGCGTCCTATGTCTGCCGCCGATCCGTCCATGAGGAGGTGAGGCTGTGA
- a CDS encoding 5-oxoprolinase subunit C family protein: protein MSIRVEQGGLLTTVQDMGRTNYQQYGMVVAGVLDPRAAALANFLVGNGENEAVLEVSLLGPRLLFTQDNCIALTGGDLGAELDGAPVPRYAAVAVRSGQTLSFTGPKSGCRAYLAFAGGLDIPVVMGSRSTYLKVQLGGFQGRQLKAGDEIAFRAPRPFLPKMSKRRLTEAASSPTLRVILGPQDDAFTPEGLETFLSSEYTLTSQFDRMGCRLDGPVITHRAGADILSDGISFGAVQVPSNGKPILMLADRQTVGGYTKIACVISADFSALAQAKAGDRFRFEAVAMEQAQALYIAQRQELEAIDRRFNAGVFRRLFHR from the coding sequence GTGAGCATCCGGGTGGAACAGGGAGGCCTTCTGACCACGGTACAGGACATGGGCCGCACCAACTACCAGCAGTATGGCATGGTGGTGGCCGGGGTGCTGGACCCAAGGGCCGCGGCCCTGGCCAACTTCCTGGTGGGAAACGGGGAAAACGAGGCCGTGCTGGAGGTCTCCCTCTTAGGGCCCCGGCTGCTCTTCACCCAAGACAACTGCATCGCCCTCACCGGCGGCGACCTGGGCGCGGAGCTGGACGGGGCGCCGGTACCCCGGTACGCGGCCGTGGCGGTGCGCTCAGGGCAGACCCTTTCCTTTACCGGCCCCAAAAGCGGCTGCCGGGCCTATCTGGCCTTTGCCGGCGGATTGGACATCCCGGTGGTCATGGGCAGCCGCTCCACTTACCTCAAGGTGCAGCTGGGCGGCTTTCAGGGCCGGCAGCTGAAAGCAGGCGACGAGATTGCCTTCCGCGCGCCCAGGCCCTTCCTGCCTAAGATGAGCAAGCGGCGCCTGACGGAGGCCGCCTCCTCCCCCACGCTCCGGGTGATCTTGGGGCCCCAGGACGACGCCTTCACCCCGGAGGGACTGGAGACCTTCCTCTCCTCCGAGTATACCCTCACCAGCCAGTTTGACCGCATGGGCTGCCGGTTGGACGGGCCGGTCATCACCCATCGGGCTGGGGCGGACATCCTCTCCGACGGCATCTCCTTCGGCGCGGTGCAGGTGCCCTCCAACGGGAAGCCCATCCTCATGCTGGCGGACCGCCAGACCGTGGGCGGCTACACCAAGATCGCCTGCGTCATCTCCGCCGACTTCTCCGCCCTGGCCCAGGCCAAGGCTGGCGACCGGTTCCGATTCGAAGCGGTGGCCATGGAACAGGCCCAGGCTTTGTACATCGCCCAGCGGCAGGAGCTTGAGGCCATCGACCGCAGATTCAACGCCGGAGTGTTCCGCCGGCTCTTCCACCGATGA